From the Cyanobacteria bacterium FACHB-DQ100 genome, the window ATGGTTCGGGACTCTCTCGCAGTAATCGAGCGACACCCGCTGCACTGGTGTCTGTGTTAGAAGCAATGTTCAGCGATCGTCAGAGCGAATTGTTTTACCGATCGCTAGCGATTGCCGGAGTGAATGGAACATTGCGAAGCCGATTCCGCAATACGCCCGTTCAAGGCAATCTTTATGGTAAAACGGGAACCCTACGCGGCGTAAGAGCGCTGTCTGGATATTTAGACAATCCCAACTATGGCACGATCGCGTTTAGCATCGTGGTGAATCAACCGGGACAGTCTGGGCAAGCGTTAGCGCAAGCGATCGATCAAATCGTGGTGCAAACTGCTAAGGTCGATCGCTGCTAATTGCTTGAGAGCAATTGAAGCTGCTTTAAGCAAGCTTCCACTGATCCAACAGGAAAGCATACTCAAAAGCAACTTCCTTTAAGCGGTCGTATCGCCCAGATGCGCCGCCATGTCCAGCCCCCATGTTAGTCTTTAACAGCAAGACGTTAGTATCTGTTTTCAATGCTCTCAGTCTTGCTGTCCACTTTGCAGGTTCCCAATAGGACACACGCGGATCATTTAAACCTGCGGTAATCAGCAAGGCAGGATAGGCTCTCGCTTCGACATTATCATAAGGCGAATAGCCTTTCATGTAGAAGTAAAACTCCGGATTATTCGGATTGCCCCATTCTTCCCATTCCGTTGCAGACAAAGGCAATGAAGTATCTAGAATTGTGGTGACAACATCTACAAAGGGAACTTGCGCGATCGCGGCTTTGAACAATTCTGGACGCTGATTGATCACCGCCCCCATTAACAATCCGCCTGCGCTTCCTCCAGAAATTGCTAAATGTTCGGCATCTGTCCAGCCTGCTTTGATCAGCATCTCTGCACAAGCAATAAAATCGCTGAAGGTATTTTGTTTATGTAAGAATTTGCCGTCTTCGTACCACTTGCGTCCGAGTTCGGAGCCGCCCCGAATATGCGCGATCGCTAACACAACCCCACGATCAAGCAGCGCTAACCGAGCCGAAGAGAAAGAGTCAGGATAGCTAAATCCATAGGAACCATAACCCGTCATCAGCAAGGGATTTTTGCCTGTCCGTTCAATGCCTGCTTTGTAGACGATCGACACCGGAACAGCAGTGCCATCGGGCGCGATCGCTTCGAGGCGTTGACTTCGATAGTTTGCGCGATCGTACCCTCCCAAAACGGGCGTTTCTTTCTTGAGTTCGCGAGTTTGGGCATCGAGGTCATAATCAAAAATCGAAGACGGTGTAACCAATGAGGTGTAGCCAAACCGCAGCGTTTTTGTATTGAAGTCTGGATTGATCGATTCTGACACTTCGTAGGTAGGTTCTGGAAACGTGATTGTATGTTCTTCCTGTGTGGAGAACTTACGAACCCGAATGTTGGGTAGTCCAGCTTCGCGATCGTAGATCACTAAATGATCCATAAAGGCACTAACACCCATTAAAAAGATATTTTCGCGATGCTCGATCACCGTTTCCCAATGTTCCACACTCGGATCACTGACGGGCGCTTTCATCAGCTTGAAGTTCAGAGCATTTTCGTTAGTCAGAATGTAAAACGCATCCGTATGATGTTCAACTTCATACTCGATGCCAACTTGACGCGGACGAATTACCCGGAAGTCCCCGTTTGGATTGTTCGCATCGAGATAATGAACTTCTGAGGTGATGTTGCTGCCCAAACCGAGTAGCAGATAAGCTTCACTCCGAGTTTTATCAATTCCAAGAAAATAAGCATCATCAGCTTCATAAAACAACAGTTGATCAGTGTCGATTTCACTTCCCAAACAGTGGCGAAACAATTTATAAGGGCGATTTGCTGGATCAATCTGAGCATAAAACACAGTTTGATTATCATTGCCCCAAGCAAACGAAGCGGTGTCAGGGATTGATTCAGGATACAGTTGACGAGTGGTTAGATCAAGGAAAAACAGGGTATAGCGC encodes:
- a CDS encoding S9 family peptidase; protein product: MSDSVTPPIAPKRPYVHQLHGDERIDDYFWLRERDNPEVIAYLEAENAYTEAMMQHTESLQADLYDEMLSRIQEDDLSVPYRRGEFYYYTRTETGKAYPIHCRKYQSLDAPEEVLLDQNQLAEGTEYFSLGVLEVSPNQQLLAYATDTTGAERYTLFFLDLTTRQLYPESIPDTASFAWGNDNQTVFYAQIDPANRPYKLFRHCLGSEIDTDQLLFYEADDAYFLGIDKTRSEAYLLLGLGSNITSEVHYLDANNPNGDFRVIRPRQVGIEYEVEHHTDAFYILTNENALNFKLMKAPVSDPSVEHWETVIEHRENIFLMGVSAFMDHLVIYDREAGLPNIRVRKFSTQEEHTITFPEPTYEVSESINPDFNTKTLRFGYTSLVTPSSIFDYDLDAQTRELKKETPVLGGYDRANYRSQRLEAIAPDGTAVPVSIVYKAGIERTGKNPLLMTGYGSYGFSYPDSFSSARLALLDRGVVLAIAHIRGGSELGRKWYEDGKFLHKQNTFSDFIACAEMLIKAGWTDAEHLAISGGSAGGLLMGAVINQRPELFKAAIAQVPFVDVVTTILDTSLPLSATEWEEWGNPNNPEFYFYMKGYSPYDNVEARAYPALLITAGLNDPRVSYWEPAKWTARLRALKTDTNVLLLKTNMGAGHGGASGRYDRLKEVAFEYAFLLDQWKLA